In Mercenaria mercenaria strain notata chromosome 13, MADL_Memer_1, whole genome shotgun sequence, the DNA window ATACttctcctgttttttttttttacggttTGAGTAACTTTGTACGTACCATTAATTTGGATGAAAATGATATACATAGTTTTTCCCTCTGGCCATCTGGTAATCGAAGCATTAATGTAGTCTTTTCATCTGAAAACAAAggttaaaacataattatagagAAACAGATGCtgactttactggtaatatatattttaaaacatatctaaCAAGAGTCGTGCACCAATCATTTCACATTTAAATTCACCTCGTTATGctcaaatacatgtaatttttcTTGTTTAGACTGCCACACAAAATCAACTACACTGTCGGTAATTATCTCTTCCACATTTATTATATAGTATTTACTATATTTGCTACTGACCATATTACAGAACCATCCCTGAAAACAGACATTTCAGTTAGAATCTAAGATAACTAAGAAATACTGTAGGTGGAATATTTTTCATGTCACTTACATACATAACTCACATACCGTATATTCCCTCATAGGAACCCCCTGGGCCATGTCGTTTGAAGGCccttttttcaacaattgtttagtaAATACAAACTATaaatccaagttaaaatgaatgaaGTAATAACAATTACAGCATAACCATAGTGCTTGTATTCACTTCTGATCTAAATctttttatctattatttttttatataatatgggGGGAGTGTTTATTAGGGGAAGAGCGTTAACAAGGAATATCAGGTATATTGTATGAATCTGCACTCCTAGCTGTTGATACTTTTGTTGATATGTTGTATTATTCTACAACTGTAAGATCAACAtgaatatcaacaaaaataaacgTTTTACATGTAGAATCTGCTAAGATCAGAAAATAGCGTTTAAATAGCTGACATTTTCTGTCCTGACAAAACCAGCTGATGCTGTTCTTTGTCCGAGACTACACTGTGTAATTTAATAACTGTAAGACTATCAAAAAGAGTGACATATCATCAATACGCTTTTTGTCAAGATgaaagcaaaaagaaaaattttctgaaaaaaaaaaaaaaaaaaaaaaaaaaaaaaaaaaagtgtaacaAGCACTTTCTCAATAAAAATGCTTTCCTTGCCTATAAGAAATATATACTAGTAACTATGAAAAATAACCAATACATATCTTACCTGTTTCTGGTCCCAGGAATGATTTATAGTCCCTGCTATCAGTTACACTGTCTATAGATTTATCACTCTCTTCAGTTTCACTACATTCACTTATACTTTCTTTAACAGCAGTACCGTCATTCATTTGGCTGTCTTCAGATTCGGAATTTTGACGAATTTTTTCCAAAACTGCGGGATGAACGTCATTATGAATGCTTTCTGATTTTTGTGGTGAACATGTTTTTGTTGGTGATAATTTTCTACGCAATGGAGAAGTCTTTCTTGGAGATGACATGTTTTCACCACCAGGTGAGCTTTTTCTAGTTCTTTGAGGTGAACATTTTCTTGTAGGTCTCTGTGTCTCAACACTAGCACTAGAACCAGCCAAAGGGGAATTACACCTTACGCTCCTCCTAGCTGGAGAGCTTTCATTTTGGTCTTTATGAGATCTGTCATTACTAGTCTTCCGTTTAGGGGAATGTTTCCGAGTTGGAGAATTGTTTCCCTGAGATATAGTTTTAGATCCTGAATTAGAACGCCTCCTTGTTTTCACTGGGCTTGGCTGTGATTCGTCTTCCGAGTCAGTGAATGTTTCAAGATCACTCCCATCTAAGTCACTATCACtgttaaattcaatatttttagctGTTTTTTCTTTCGATACTTGTGTCAGTGAAGCTGTAATTGCTGCTTGTAACTGGTCATCCTCTGAGGCATCAATCACACTATCTTcctattgtataaaaatataataatgtgaagtgctgaaatttttatttttacagctaCCAGTGAAACTATGATTATTAGTGCAAACAGTGAAATTGTTGCTAACAGTGAAATTGTTATTACTTCTGCTAACAGTGAAATTGTTATTATTACTGGTAACAGCACAATTGTTATTATTACTGctaacagtgattttttttattatttactgcAATTAAagagtaaaattgtttttattactgcTAACAGTGGAACTGTTTTTATTACTGCCAACtgtaaaattgtaattattaCAGCTAACAGTATAGTTTAAATTAATTGACTGTAAAGATGCCAGAGTGACAAATGTAAGACTTTTCACAAGCAATATATTGACTAATTTTACAACCTAAGGTATCAAGTTGAAGTAAAATCAAAGTAAACAACTGATGTCAGACCAGCACAGAATTTCTGTACATACACTTAGGCACCAATTTATACAGAAAGTCATCAGGGCTGATATTCATTAGTTCTCAGTTTCTGAGATTAAGATTTGCCTAATATCGTAATTTCCTGCAGATTATCTaagattttacattttagtttagtttcgaacttgacctagatatcatcaaggtgaacattctgactaattttcatgaagaacttgtggaatatatggcctctagagaggtcacatggtttttctatttttagacctactgacctagtttttgatggcacgtgacccagtttcgaacttgacctacataccatcaagatgaacattctgaccaactttcataaagatcccatgaaaaatgtgacctctagagtggtcacaagcaaacgtttacggacgcacggacggacgacggacaccgcgcgatcacaaaagctcaccttgtcactttgtgacaggtgagctacaaaaagaaattttgatgtttcaatagggaaagctaacatgtgataacaTTAGTAtcaccttgcgggtgcagacgctcatctgatttttttgtctctgtataagagaaatattgtgttttgataatattttctaagtccaaaaggggccataattcttgcaaaaggcagggtggagttatgtttcttgaagttgttaaacaaaactgataaaatactCTGCAGAGCCTAGTGCTTATTTAACAAGTTAAATAATCCAATACAAAAAGTCACTCTTAGTATCCTCGATACATAAATCAATGTATGAAAACATAAAGTCTTACATGTCCTAGTTTTTTTCCccttaaacaaagaagactgaaactgtggtATTAAGCAGCACACACACAGTTTGTATgttacaattattacgtcatagcagcACTGGAAAGAAAACTACACAAAACCGGCAAGTATTTTTGAAAGATGTAGATAATAATCCTTGAAAACatgctaaaattgaaataatatatctcaaagatttgctcttgaataaaatcgcTGCTGTGCCCTCGTGGTAATtataattctttcgcatctgaTCTCCAAACAATAAAGTTATCAaatgacaaatcactaaatgagatatatatcattttttaaataatatgtatgaGGTATAATAATTGATCAAGCAAAGAAACAGAATCTTATGGTACCCACCCTTCTTACCCGTTTGGCTGCTGAAAGAGCAGGAGACAAACTGTTCATTGATGGATGTTGTGTCAAAAATTCTGCAactgaaataataacataaaatggcAAATTAATTTTGACTAGGTTATCTAGTCTTGTTACCGAAAAAGAAGAATAATAAGTTTGGTAAAGATTGGATGGGAACTGTTCGAcgtagagtgcggacaagatttgtgacagacagacagacacacagacaggagtaaatctaTGTCTCCTACACCAGTGTGATGGGGAACATAACTGCCAATTATCATTCAAGGTCCATCACCTTtaagtaaatgttttttgttgggttcaagTCAAACATGATTCAGGTCATATATGATTATTACGTAGCAAATTTCCAGCTATTGCAGCAGAGCTAGACTTCAACACACCTTCAAACATTATTTTAGGAATTGACAGGCATCTACCTTCCATACCATCTGAGTGTATAGCTTCCTCACATTCAGAAATAATTCTACAACCCAATGGGGTTCACATCCTTGGCAGTGACTGTGAGGATCAATTGATTTGGAGTCAGCCATCTGTATCACTCTGTCACACAAGtcccatattttgtctaaacatcAAAACACTGTTTTCATGGTGGATAGATTTTTGTAGATTTTGTGATTTAGttcaatttgtgaaatttgattcCTATTACTTTATGTTCAAAGGCCAAAGTCCATGAACTGATATCCCCATAAAATAGTAGTTTTGGCCCAAATCACAAACTTCTGTGCCAAGTTgccaacaaaaaataataaatgatttcagaGTATATATGTTAACAGCAGCAAATAATACAAAGTCAGCTGCCTGTACCACTTGGTCACAAAAGCCCCTAATCAGTAATGAACGTTAATTACAGAAGACTCTCTATTCAAGACATTCagaactgtcacaaaatacgcctgtcattgaatttggcctaattcaagggccataacccaacagtgcctggggcaatttgggtggttatcgaccTTGGTCAAGATATCATGCCCACAAACATTtcagtaagtttggtgaagatcggatgaaaactgttcgacttagagggcggacaaggctaaattcgcagttttttcaagaaattcaagggccataatccaagagtgcctgagtgggtggttatcgaacttggccgagatatgaTGACCACAAACATTgtaagcaagtttggtgaagatcggatgaaaactgttcgacttaagagagcggacaagactaAATTGTAGTTTTTaagagtaattcaaggaccataatccaagagtgcctggggcgatttgggtggttattgaacttggccgagatattatgtctacaaacattgtcagcaagtttggtgaagatcagatgaaaactgttcgacttagagagcggacaagctTTGGATGCCGACCACCCGCCCTCCGCcaccgccacgggtgttcacataatatgcctcGCTCTTTCAGAGATTGGGGTAtaaaaactatataatatttattagcTACATGTTACATGATACTGTACCTAGATCACAAAATGTCAGCGGCTCTATCTTATTCCAAACAATCATGTTCTCCCCTGTCTGCGGATCCAGTATAGCAATATATGGCCAGCTGTCAACTTTGTAAAACTGTCTGTACTTCTGTCCTTCTTCACTGTCATGGTAAACCTAAAACAGAGACATAAGTCAACTAAAGGAAAACCTGCTTGCAACGTTATAAAACTGCACTTTCATACTAGTTCAGACTGTGATGTTTCCATTTGTCAAATTCAAAATGCTTTGAAACAACCAATCAGTTGCTTGAATTTCGAGTATGGTTGCCAAATTCAGCTTTTTAACCTAATACACTTGACTGAGATAGTGAAAACTTTTGTTTGGTATCTGCATAATATTCATTGATGAAAATGTATTATgtgtaaacaaaacatttcacaattttaacttaataatacttacaatttattttcaatttttatggaGTCAGTATTTAAACTCACAAGCCCATTCGTTGTATGACTGAATGGTAGACAGTAGTGCTCCAGTAAGTGATAATATTTAGTGAGGGGGAGGAGATGGATTTGTAACTGATGAACCTCTCACTGCTGACCATCTACactgaaaactttttattaaCCATAAAAAGCAGCTTGTATAATTGTACATATTAAAtagtttacatattttaaatcttcatgtatttaaacaagagctgtctgtaacaCGCTCGTCTTTTCTCAGTGCTcaactctgaattagagctttgccagtaaaaactttataaaactttaacaaaaaaattctaagttaaaaagggacataactctgtcaaaattcaaattagagttatgggcaTAGTTTCCCCtgctgtagactttgatagttaataactattttaagtttcaagtcaaaagctttgatggtaagtgatatttgactttatcaaaaactttaaccaaacattctaagttaaaaagtggcataattctgtcaaaatccatatcagagttatgggaattgtttctcctggtgtagaagttgataataaataagtattttaagttccaagtcaatagctttgacagtaacagagatatttgactttatcaaaaacttaaaccaatgATGTGCCGatgccggagcgagtgcaatagctctactttttcttcaaaaagtcgagctaaaaattgatagGACCTTAGATGTTATTTTCCATAATGAAGCACAaatggggtggggtgggggtcgGGGTTGTGGGGTTGTAACATCATTTTTACGGATGCtgttaaatcaaaattttcatttacagtgacattttcaattttacttcgGATAAGGAACAAATTGATATCATATAAATAATAATGGTAAGTGTAGATGCACATGCAATGAAAAGATATATTAGTTCAAGTTAGCATCAAGTTATACACTCATCTTTTTGCAGAATAATATTGCGCACATTATAAGTAGTGCAATATTTCTAGATACAAAATTAATCTTTAGACTACTACCCTATAAACTTTTGAACAGTTCACAGCTGGCATAATTTTGCAATGGGTTTAGGTGAGATAATGgttttctgttttaattaatATCTCTCTACACTTCAAATCTCtttaaggggagcggtggtctagtggataaggtgtcagccgctcaatccaggggttgtgggttcgagccccactggggtcacaaccatgtcttctcatatgacaccagtactggtttctccagaaagcagactcgagagtggttccaataagcttgaagctttcatcacaaacAAGCTAAAACAAACTAGTATAAACTAAATCTCTTTAGTTCACAGTTGGGATAATTTTGCAATAGGTTTAGGTAAGATaatgtttttctgttttaattaatATCTCTCTGTACTTCAAATCTCTTTGTACTACTTTCAGAACTGTGCTCTGGACAAGGAAAGTGTGACTGTAAAGAATTTATCCTGTTGAAGATAATGTTGGCAATTTCATCCAGCATCACTAGCTAGCCATGTTTCACCATTTATTGAAGAGTGTATTAAAGACAAATCACCTATTATATAACCTCTggctaataaaacaagagggccatgatggccctatatctatatcgctcacctgagtttagttgcttgcttaaacaaatttctttgcataagcttcactaacaaaaactaggCGAGTAGGttatggtaaagattattcaagataactattgaaatctgttttaacaatttaaactGGTGgcccaaatttctttgctgtagcttcaataagaagaaagtaggtcagtagttcagggttaaaaatattaaagattagtattgaaatcagtattaaaagttataaacgtggtccaaatttctatgctgtaccttcaaagaCAAAGTAGGTTGGTAGGTCATGACTAggacaattcaagatgaatattgaaatctgtatcaaacaaaatacttgtggtccaaatttctttgctactGCTTCAAGAACAAAAGAAGTGCTGTCAGTGGACAGCCCGCTGACTattcagtgcttgatagtataattaTAAGCAATGATAAACTTTACATTACATAAgctattctaagtcgaaaaggaaGCCAtaatcagtcaaaatgcttgatagagttgcccctcctttttacagatggggtcatgatggtaaacaagtatgcaaatatgaaagcaatactcAATGGACTTGAAAAtattggggtggtatgcaaactttaaattaaagtgaggccataattcagtcaaatgcttgatagagttgcctcctcctttttacagactggggtcatgatggtaaacaagtatgcaaaatatgaaagcaatacctcaatggactttgaaaatgtttggggtggtatgcaaactttaacatttattctaagtcaaaaaggggccataattcagtcaaaatgcttgatagagttgcctcctactttttacagactggggtcatgatggtaaacaagtatgcaaaatatgaaagcaatatctcaatggactttgaaaatatttggggtggtacgcaaactttattATTTGTGTGACGCTCGCgctaacgccggggcgagtaggacagctcccctattcttcgaatagtcgagctaaaaagagacCATCCGGGCGTGGCCTATTCTGAGcaaagtcccccccccccccaacccccggtcatgatttgaaaaatcttggtagaaaaccactagagcataacacatactaaatatctaagctctgggccttatggtttaagacagaaatgttttaaaaggtttttccatGTACAAGTCTTTTTAAACCATGTGCCCTCCAGATCcctggggaataatttgaataatcttggtaaaggaccactagatgatgctatatataaaatatcaaagccctaggccctgtggttttggacaaaaagatgttcagagtttttttcctatatacgtctatataaaccatgtgacccccagggccggGTCATATTTAACcgtaggggaataatttgaacaaccttggtagaggaccactagatgatgctacaaaccaaatacaaaagccctatgacctgtggttttggataagattttttaaagtttttcctttcagtttccatggcaaccagaattctgtatggaacagtgttcattccaggattTTTTTAAGTGGGGTCAAAGGGCCCCATGATGGCAAAAAATTGGGGCCATTTGTAAAAAATAGGGcatgaaagaaaaactgatttacatgaaagaaaggctgtatttttaacacttttcttacatggaGTCAAGTATTATTTCCGCAGTtcgtaaaacataattacaaagagaaaatggacacttcacaggtcgctcaacacgacaaaacgaaacAAGTCATAATATTTTGCCGTTTACCGAAACTTAACCACGGAAAGTTCGACAGCCATGAATGCGGATTTACTACGGATTAATGTTTTCGCTGATTTTGGCTAAGCGGTAGGCTATTGAGTGGTCTAGCGGTCTCGAACATGTCTATTCTTtcttggaaatttgttctccaTCGTCTGCTTTTTTTATTACGTTAGAGAAAAACGTaaaattggatttcttttttctcgaatcgcgactgttttttttttgtgtccgCACATTGCATAGCAACATTGAAAGCTGTATGTTGTTAGGCGACTGGAGCTGGCTACTATTTACATCGACCAATGAAAATGCGGTTACGTCAATCGGAAGAGTCGTATTCGATTCACAACTTCTGGAAGTCGGCTCATATGTAAACAGACTGTTTTCTAAAAAAGTGTGCGCCCGACGGGCGCTATAGGGCAAACTTTTATGCGCCAATACAGTAAAATACGCGCCTATGGCCCCATGGCGCGGCCTGGAATGAACACtgatggaattcaattctttgaacaatttttaaagaccatccaaggaacatccctgtgaagtttcatcaaaattggcgtggtggtttaggagatgttgtttaaaggaaagtgtggacggtcGCCAGACGGACGGATGCCGgatggtgagcaatcacaatagctcatcctgagcaaactttgtgctcaggtgagctaaaaattaaaagttatatgATCAATGGACTATTTCACATATATGTCAAAACCACACCAAAAAGTAACACGGAAACTAAAGAAAATCATGTACAAATTGGGTTACCAAATTCAATCCCAAAAGGTGAAGAAAAGGTCATGTATGTTGACTGATTTACAAATATTCTTCTAGATTTGGATCTATAGTCAGCATGTGAAAACCATCTTCAAttccaaaacaaataaaagacattTGTTCAGACTTGGTTTCCACTCAGGCTCAGACAGTAGTTTACCTGAAATGGCTTATAAGGTTGCAGCAAAGTCAAGTGAGTctgtcttcttctttttttaatgaGCAAAGTCCACCTAAACTATTGTCCTAGGGACAGTTTTCCTTACGCACTTTCATCTTACCtgccaaaaaataaaattatcctTGATAAGCGCTTTCACAGCCGCATTACTCCATACATCTCTGTTGAGTGCTTGACATGGGAATTCTTGTACATTCTGAATATTCACCATCAGCCATTTACCCTGAGTTTTACCAGTTTCTCTTGCCTGTAACGAAGTACATTTTTTCTGTAACTACACACAACTCtactttttgtgtcattttgatatttaatttaaaacaagttaAACTGTCTTATGGATAATTTTTGATGGGCTTTGTGTGCTTTTAAGCTTACATCTACATAATTAAAGATaataaggcgactttccagctttgatggtggatgaagaccccaggtgcccctcaaagcattatttcatcaaggacAGGCACACTATGCCAGCTGAGAAATCAACACCCTTAGTGAGGTTCAAATCCACGTCTGTGAGAGGCAGGTGATTCGAAGTCGGCAACCTAGACCGCTCGACAATGGAGACCCCAGCTTTATTTAGTGATTTCATGGTGAGCAGCCTTATTCAAGACTATATGTGCAACCAGGCAGAACCgtctgaacaactttggtagaggaccatccaaatcaattcagtggttttggaggagatgtcttttaaacataattgttgtcttttaaacataattgttgacGACGAATGCATGTtggacacagtgtgatcacaatagctcgccatgagcattgctcaggtgagctaacaatataTTTACGTTAGCCAG includes these proteins:
- the LOC123529532 gene encoding UBX domain-containing protein 7-like isoform X3, translating into MDKTRNKIESVLAQFCSVTGADVAVGRQLLEACGGNLELAINMHMEGGGATATSDTDDEVRAPIPQIQETLVDDTPSYGTFRGRKRKTRSVFDGFRDFQEEARQQEEELMAGASGSRSSRKTKTLQDLFRPPIDMTYKGNLANARETGKTQGKWLMVNIQNVQEFPCQALNRDVWSNAAVKALIKDNFIFWQVYHDSEEGQKYRQFYKVDSWPYIAILDPQTGENMIVWNKIEPLTFCDLVAEFLTQHPSMNSLSPALSAAKRVRREDSVIDASEDDQLQAAITASLTQVSKEKTAKNIEFNSDSDLDGSDLETFTDSEDESQPSPVKTRRRSNSGSKTISQGNNSPTRKHSPKRKTSNDRSHKDQNESSPARRSVRCNSPLAGSSASVETQRPTRKCSPQRTRKSSPGGENMSSPRKTSPLRRKLSPTKTCSPQKSESIHNDVHPAVLEKIRQNSESEDSQMNDGTAVKESISECSETEESDKSIDSVTDSRDYKSFLGPETDEKTTLMLRLPDGQREKLCISFSSKLMALVLFVGSKGFSNERFELIAQFPRRQLSQLDYDATLRDIGLHAQETIFVQARS
- the LOC123529532 gene encoding UBX domain-containing protein 7-like isoform X2, giving the protein MDKTRNKIESVLAQFCSVTGADVAVGRQLLEACGGNLELAINMHMEGGGATATSDTDDEVRAPIPQIQETLVDDTPSYGTFRGRKRKTRSVFDGFRDFQEEAPAVKGRSRRSQQEEELMAGASGSRSSRKTKTLQDLFRPPIDMTYKGNLANARETGKTQGKWLMVNIQNVQEFPCQALNRDVWSNAAVKALIKDNFIFWQVYHDSEEGQKYRQFYKVDSWPYIAILDPQTGENMIVWNKIEPLTFCDLVAEFLTQHPSMNSLSPALSAAKREDSVIDASEDDQLQAAITASLTQVSKEKTAKNIEFNSDSDLDGSDLETFTDSEDESQPSPVKTRRRSNSGSKTISQGNNSPTRKHSPKRKTSNDRSHKDQNESSPARRSVRCNSPLAGSSASVETQRPTRKCSPQRTRKSSPGGENMSSPRKTSPLRRKLSPTKTCSPQKSESIHNDVHPAVLEKIRQNSESEDSQMNDGTAVKESISECSETEESDKSIDSVTDSRDYKSFLGPETDEKTTLMLRLPDGQREKLCISFSSKLMALVLFVGSKGFSNERFELIAQFPRRQLSQLDYDATLRDIGLHAQETIFVQARS
- the LOC123529532 gene encoding UBX domain-containing protein 7-like isoform X1, translated to MDKTRNKIESVLAQFCSVTGADVAVGRQLLEACGGNLELAINMHMEGGGATATSDTDDEVRAPIPQIQETLVDDTPSYGTFRGRKRKTRSVFDGFRDFQEEAPAVKGRSRRSQQEEELMAGASGSRSSRKTKTLQDLFRPPIDMTYKGNLANARETGKTQGKWLMVNIQNVQEFPCQALNRDVWSNAAVKALIKDNFIFWQVYHDSEEGQKYRQFYKVDSWPYIAILDPQTGENMIVWNKIEPLTFCDLVAEFLTQHPSMNSLSPALSAAKRVRREDSVIDASEDDQLQAAITASLTQVSKEKTAKNIEFNSDSDLDGSDLETFTDSEDESQPSPVKTRRRSNSGSKTISQGNNSPTRKHSPKRKTSNDRSHKDQNESSPARRSVRCNSPLAGSSASVETQRPTRKCSPQRTRKSSPGGENMSSPRKTSPLRRKLSPTKTCSPQKSESIHNDVHPAVLEKIRQNSESEDSQMNDGTAVKESISECSETEESDKSIDSVTDSRDYKSFLGPETDEKTTLMLRLPDGQREKLCISFSSKLMALVLFVGSKGFSNERFELIAQFPRRQLSQLDYDATLRDIGLHAQETIFVQARS
- the LOC123529532 gene encoding UBX domain-containing protein 7-like isoform X4; its protein translation is MDKTRNKIESVLAQFCSVTGADVAVGRQLLEACGGNLELAINMHMEGGGATATSDTDDEVRAPIPQIQETLVDDTPSYGTFRGRKRKTRSVFDGFRDFQEEARQQEEELMAGASGSRSSRKTKTLQDLFRPPIDMTYKGNLANARETGKTQGKWLMVNIQNVQEFPCQALNRDVWSNAAVKALIKDNFIFWQVYHDSEEGQKYRQFYKVDSWPYIAILDPQTGENMIVWNKIEPLTFCDLVAEFLTQHPSMNSLSPALSAAKREDSVIDASEDDQLQAAITASLTQVSKEKTAKNIEFNSDSDLDGSDLETFTDSEDESQPSPVKTRRRSNSGSKTISQGNNSPTRKHSPKRKTSNDRSHKDQNESSPARRSVRCNSPLAGSSASVETQRPTRKCSPQRTRKSSPGGENMSSPRKTSPLRRKLSPTKTCSPQKSESIHNDVHPAVLEKIRQNSESEDSQMNDGTAVKESISECSETEESDKSIDSVTDSRDYKSFLGPETDEKTTLMLRLPDGQREKLCISFSSKLMALVLFVGSKGFSNERFELIAQFPRRQLSQLDYDATLRDIGLHAQETIFVQARS